From Spirosoma aerolatum, one genomic window encodes:
- a CDS encoding DUF952 domain-containing protein: MSIIYHIVPAADWVRYENEPVYEAASLQTEGFIHLSTKEQVDGTLSRYYQNVPDLLLLHVDTDKLAYELKYEPSTNDELFPHVYGPLNKEAIVTIQRLN, translated from the coding sequence ATGAGTATCATTTATCACATTGTTCCAGCGGCCGATTGGGTTCGTTACGAAAATGAGCCGGTTTATGAAGCCGCCAGTTTGCAGACTGAGGGATTCATTCACCTGTCGACGAAAGAGCAGGTAGATGGAACGTTGAGTCGCTATTATCAGAACGTACCCGATTTGCTGTTACTGCACGTTGATACCGATAAATTGGCGTATGAACTTAAGTACGAGCCATCGACCAATGATGAATTGTTTCCGCATGTGTATGGCCCGCTCAACAAAGAAGCCATAGTAACTATACAGCGTTTGAATTGA
- a CDS encoding efflux transporter outer membrane subunit: MKKHIFSVWFLACSGLAYAQTTPVNPTGGAVTIQPNASPATGQGTIQPQNPGNTPGGTQLPTTSSSSVDNDLAPTLTVSGFKRFSDPLLESLIQLGLDNSPNLKAALSRLEEARIRVRVAQSFLSPSLRSSALITTQSLSQHRPLALTTAAPDELPRFQLNTFQLLPIDASYELDLFKRIRSTIAVTELQAQASIADYQAFRLSLAADIARTYLLIRGNDAEQAVFRRNIQSRDTTLSILRERFRVGLINQIDVQRAETDYATLQVTLKGLERARVELVNGLAQLCAQDPTQFSVPIGTLPTTVPVYPYASVAPEQVQRRPDLIQLSRQNQVATAQVTLQQNSTLPRVNLVGSGGVLSGRIGPWFTPSSATYIVGVNASVPLYEGHRAKQNIALSKQQVQTAQQTYQQAVQLAQRDAETALDNLTLLRQQIDLQGQTLTLARRTEQYNRELYVRGLATYLEVLDAQRTILTAEQQLAQLRSQEMQYAVALLRAIGGDY; the protein is encoded by the coding sequence ATGAAGAAACATATTTTTAGCGTATGGTTTTTGGCTTGTAGTGGGTTAGCCTATGCGCAGACAACGCCCGTTAATCCGACCGGAGGGGCCGTCACAATTCAGCCAAACGCCAGCCCAGCGACTGGGCAAGGTACCATTCAACCCCAGAATCCAGGAAATACACCCGGTGGTACTCAGCTACCCACTACCTCATCGTCGTCAGTAGACAATGATCTGGCTCCGACCTTGACGGTTAGTGGTTTCAAGCGATTTAGTGATCCACTACTCGAATCGCTGATTCAGTTGGGCCTCGACAATAGCCCCAATCTTAAAGCCGCTTTGAGCCGTCTGGAAGAAGCACGGATTCGGGTACGGGTAGCCCAATCGTTTCTGTCGCCATCCCTGCGGAGTTCGGCGTTGATCACGACCCAAAGTCTGTCGCAACATCGGCCGCTGGCACTTACAACGGCTGCTCCTGACGAATTGCCGCGTTTTCAACTGAACACGTTTCAGCTATTACCCATCGATGCCAGCTACGAACTGGATCTGTTCAAACGGATTCGGAGCACCATTGCCGTAACCGAATTACAGGCTCAGGCCAGCATCGCCGACTATCAGGCGTTCCGGTTATCGCTGGCAGCCGACATTGCGCGGACGTATCTGCTCATTCGGGGGAATGATGCCGAACAGGCCGTTTTTCGCCGGAACATCCAGTCGCGCGATACTACCCTTTCGATACTTCGCGAACGCTTCCGGGTAGGTTTGATCAATCAGATCGATGTGCAGCGGGCCGAAACCGATTATGCTACGTTGCAGGTAACACTCAAAGGGCTGGAGCGTGCCCGTGTTGAACTGGTCAATGGATTGGCGCAGCTTTGTGCCCAGGACCCAACTCAATTTTCGGTACCCATAGGTACACTGCCAACCACCGTTCCGGTTTATCCGTATGCCAGTGTCGCTCCCGAACAAGTACAACGTCGGCCCGATTTGATTCAGCTAAGTCGGCAAAATCAGGTGGCTACAGCACAGGTTACGCTCCAGCAGAACAGCACGCTTCCCAGAGTGAATCTGGTTGGTTCAGGGGGCGTCCTTTCCGGACGGATTGGCCCCTGGTTTACACCGAGCAGTGCCACCTACATTGTGGGCGTAAATGCATCCGTTCCGTTGTATGAAGGGCATCGGGCCAAACAGAATATTGCTCTCTCGAAGCAGCAGGTTCAGACGGCTCAGCAAACCTATCAACAAGCCGTACAACTCGCTCAACGAGATGCCGAAACCGCCCTCGACAACCTGACCTTACTGCGCCAACAAATTGACTTACAAGGCCAAACGCTGACCTTGGCCCGCCGGACCGAACAGTATAATCGTGAGCTTTACGTTCGGGGTTTAGCCACCTATCTGGAAGTACTCGATGCTCAGCGTACGATTCTTACGGCCGAACAGCAACTGGCTCAACTACGCAGCCAGGAGATGCAATATGCCGTCGCTCTGCTTCGTGCCATTGGTGGTGATTATTAA
- a CDS encoding efflux RND transporter periplasmic adaptor subunit, whose product MKALRIIIPLLALIALFVFFGVLPRIRNSQELKAEAVAEKNREPIVNAVPLKYSSDTTGLILPGQIQPYRQTPLYARTQGFLRRWYVDIGTQVKQGQLLATIDAPELDQDIARAKADQQLAQTNLDRLQSVQLPGAVAKQDVDTRQSAVTVAQANVRRLEALKDLQQIRAPFSGVITSRTAENGVLVSPGAGQPLFTISEIGTLRVFVDVPQTYFQYVKVGLPATVVIPELKNQKFTGKVVRTSGTLRNESRTLLAEVVIPNPKGNLPSGLYSQVKFDMINANAPVLIPANALQITPQGPQVVVVDADQRVRFVPITLGRDYGTTLEAASGLTGREFVVTNPNDQLRDGQKVRLRKPIAEKTVART is encoded by the coding sequence ATGAAAGCGTTACGAATCATTATTCCACTCCTGGCCCTGATTGCCCTATTTGTGTTTTTCGGGGTGTTGCCGCGAATTCGCAATAGTCAGGAGTTAAAGGCAGAAGCCGTTGCCGAAAAAAATCGGGAACCGATTGTGAATGCGGTACCGCTGAAATACTCGTCAGATACAACCGGACTGATATTACCCGGCCAGATTCAACCCTATCGGCAAACCCCTTTATATGCCCGTACGCAGGGCTTTTTGCGTCGGTGGTATGTGGATATTGGTACGCAGGTGAAGCAAGGTCAGTTACTGGCTACTATCGATGCTCCCGAACTGGATCAGGACATTGCTCGTGCCAAAGCCGACCAGCAACTCGCTCAAACAAATCTGGATCGTTTGCAGAGTGTACAGTTGCCGGGTGCGGTAGCTAAGCAGGACGTCGATACCCGCCAGTCGGCGGTAACGGTGGCGCAGGCGAATGTTCGTCGGCTGGAAGCGCTGAAGGATTTACAGCAGATTCGGGCTCCATTCAGCGGGGTTATCACTAGTCGGACAGCCGAAAATGGCGTTCTGGTATCGCCCGGTGCCGGACAGCCGCTGTTCACCATTTCCGAAATTGGCACCCTGCGGGTATTTGTCGATGTGCCGCAAACCTATTTCCAGTACGTAAAAGTGGGTTTGCCAGCCACAGTGGTTATTCCTGAATTAAAAAATCAGAAATTTACGGGTAAGGTTGTTCGCACGTCGGGTACGTTGCGCAATGAGTCACGGACGCTGCTGGCCGAAGTGGTTATTCCGAATCCGAAAGGTAATCTGCCATCAGGTTTGTATAGTCAGGTTAAATTCGACATGATCAATGCTAATGCGCCCGTGCTGATTCCGGCCAATGCGCTGCAAATAACGCCACAAGGGCCTCAGGTAGTGGTGGTCGATGCCGATCAGCGGGTTCGGTTTGTGCCCATTACACTTGGGCGCGATTATGGAACGACCCTTGAGGCCGCCAGTGGATTGACCGGACGCGAATTCGTCGTTACCAATCCCAACGACCAGCTTCGCGATGGACAGAAAGTAAGGCTTCGGAAGCCAATTGCCGAAAAAACAGTGGCACGTACCTAG
- a CDS encoding mannose-1-phosphate guanylyltransferase, which translates to MNHTYVVIMAGGVGTRFWPFSRTSYPKQFHDVLGTGRTLLQQTADRFEGICPPEHIFIVTSWLYKDLCQEQLPQLSDDQVLCEPIARNTAPCIAYACYKIAQHDPEANIIVAPADHIILKEEEFQRTIKTALQATTGQDILVTLGIQPSRPDTGYGYIQYIPESGDAIKKVKTFTEKPHLELAQQFVASGEFVWNAGIFVWNVQAIIKAFEQYLPEVAEIFAEGADIYYTEGEKAFVDKAYSLTKSISIDNGVMEKAGNVHVVLSDFGWSDLGTWKSLYEVSDKNEDFNVIDGHIMLYDTKNCIIKTPKDRLVVVNGLDGYIVAEYDNVLMICRKEEEQKVKNFVADAKERGTEFV; encoded by the coding sequence ATGAATCATACGTATGTAGTTATTATGGCGGGAGGTGTCGGAACTCGATTCTGGCCGTTCAGCCGCACAAGCTATCCAAAACAATTCCACGACGTACTCGGCACTGGCCGAACCTTACTGCAACAAACCGCCGACCGTTTTGAGGGCATTTGCCCACCTGAGCATATCTTCATCGTTACGAGCTGGCTTTATAAAGACCTCTGCCAAGAGCAATTACCACAGTTGTCAGACGATCAGGTACTTTGTGAACCCATTGCGCGGAATACAGCTCCCTGTATCGCCTATGCGTGTTACAAAATCGCTCAGCATGACCCGGAAGCCAATATTATCGTAGCACCGGCAGACCATATTATCCTGAAAGAAGAAGAGTTTCAGCGTACCATTAAAACGGCGCTCCAGGCTACAACAGGTCAGGATATTCTGGTGACACTGGGTATCCAGCCCAGCCGCCCTGATACGGGTTATGGATACATTCAGTATATCCCGGAATCGGGTGATGCGATTAAAAAAGTAAAGACATTTACCGAAAAACCGCATCTCGAACTGGCGCAGCAGTTTGTTGCAAGTGGTGAGTTTGTCTGGAACGCCGGAATTTTTGTCTGGAATGTTCAGGCCATCATCAAGGCGTTTGAACAATACCTGCCTGAAGTAGCTGAAATTTTTGCCGAAGGGGCTGATATATACTATACAGAAGGCGAAAAAGCCTTTGTCGATAAAGCGTACTCGCTTACCAAAAGCATTTCTATCGACAACGGCGTAATGGAAAAGGCCGGTAATGTACACGTGGTATTGAGCGACTTCGGCTGGTCGGATCTGGGTACGTGGAAATCGCTTTACGAAGTGTCGGACAAAAACGAAGACTTCAACGTGATCGACGGTCATATTATGCTATACGACACCAAAAACTGTATCATCAAAACGCCGAAAGATCGGCTAGTAGTGGTTAATGGCCTGGACGGTTATATTGTAGCCGAGTATGATAACGTCCTGATGATCTGTCGGAAAGAAGAAGAGCAAAAAGTCAAAAACTTTGTTGCCGACGCGAAAGAACGAGGCACGGAGTTTGTGTAG